The genomic segment AGGCCGGAGAGGCCTGCCAGCGTTTCCCGTTCCGCGCCGAGCTTCAGGGCGAGCCGGGTCATCTCCGCGCTGCCACGGGCAATCAGGGCGGCATGGGCCGAGCGGCCGAGCCCCTTGCCGAGGGCGATGCCGCAGGCGATGGCCAGCACGTTCTTCACCGCGCCGCCGATTTCCGCGCCCAGCAGGTCATGCGCCAGATAGGGCCGGAAGGTCGGGGTCGAGATGGCGGCGATCAATTCGGTGCCGAGGGTCTCGTCCTCTATCGCAAAGGTAACGGCCGTGGGCAGGCCGCGGGCGACATCGATGGCGAAGCTCGGGCCGGACATGACGGCCGGTACGGCGTCCGGCAGCTCGTCCTTCAGCACCTGCGTCATGAACTCGCCGCTCGCCAGCTCGATCCCCTTGGAGCAGAGGACGACCGGCGTGCCGGGCTTCAACGTGCCTTTCAACGCCTTCAGCGTGGCGCGGGTGTGCTGGGCCGGGGCGACGGCAAACACCGCGTCCATGCCAGCAAGGTCTGAGAGGTCGCTCGTGGCTTTCAGGGCCGGTTTCAGCGCCACGCCCGGCAGGAAGACGGTGTTCTCATGGCCCGAATTGATCGCCTCGGCGACCTCCGGCTCGCGGCACCAGACCAGCACATCCTGCCCGTCACGGGTCAGCATCTGTGCGATGGCGGTGCCCCAGGCGCCGCCGCCAATCACGCCGAACTTCTTGAAATGCGTTGTCATGCCCGGAATTTGGGCGAAACCGTCAGTCTCGGCAAGCCGCAGAGATCACAGGCGTGATCAGGCGAAGTCGAACGTGCCGGTTTCCCCCTCCACCGTGATCTTCACGCTGCGGCCGACGGGGCTCGCATCTTCACGCAGCTCGGCGAGGGCCGCCGGGCTGGCATTGGCGAGGGCGCGGCGGCCATCCGGCAGGCGGGCGAAGATGATGCCCTTGTTCGGGCCTTCCTTGCCATGCGTGACCGTGAAGGTTTCGAGCTTGGCAACGCAGTCCTCTGAGCACACATCAATTTCCTCGGTCGGCCGGGCATAGCGGGCGACTGGGGTGAACTCTGCCGGTTTGGCGGTCGAGTAGACGCCGACGGCTTCCTTGGTCATCCAGCCGCCATTGGCCAGCACGAGCCCGAAGGCCCCGGTGTCGCCGCGCAGCTTGGCGACCATCTCTGCAATTCCGTGCAAGGAGTAATTGTTCCCCGGGCCGCCGAAGAAGGGCAGGCCGCCGGTCAGGGTCAGCGGGCGCTTGTCGGTTTTCCAGTCGACGCCGAGTGCCTGCGTCGACGAGAACACGGCGCAGGGGAAACAGGAATAGAGGTCGAAGTGCGCCATGTCGGCGGCCGTCTTGCCGGATTGTTCCAGTGCGCGGGAAATCGCGGCCTCCATGGCGAAGGACCCATCCAGTTGCGGACGGACCGAGATGAAATCGTCAGAGCCTTCGCCCGCGCCGTGCAGGTAAACGCGCTTGTCTTCCGCGATGCCAAGTTCGTCTGCTTTCGATGAACTCATCACGATGGCGGCGGCGCCCTGGTTCACGGCATCCTGAGCGATGAACCATTTCAGGAACGGATCGGCATATTCATAGTTCGCCTTGGACGGGGTGGAGAGAAACTCGACCGAATGTTCCACCGGGAATTGTGACCAGGGGTTCTTCGCCGCCACGGCTGTGAAGGGCTGGAACAGCTCTGCCATCGCCTTGCGATGTTCACTACGCGAGCGGCCTTCGCGGGCGGCGATGGCGTTCTCAAACATGGCGTAGAAATAGGCCGGGGCGACGATGCCGTGCTTGATCTCTTCGCGGCTCAGCATCATCGGGCCGGTGCCGCGATCTTCATATTCCGCGTCGGTGCCGTCGGCCCAGTTGATCTCCACGCCATTGCGGCGCGCACCCTTGGACGCGCGATTGGCTTCGGAGCCGGAGATCAGCGCGCACTCGATTTCGCCTTCGAAGACTTTCGCGGCCATTTCGTTGACGAGGGCCTGCGGGCTCTGTCCGCCGACCGTTTCGTAGATCAGATGGGCAGGGGACGCGCCGATGTCGCGTGCCAGCGTGCCGGGCAGGTTCGTGTTGTGCCCATGCGGGTGAGGGGCGCCGCGCACGGAATCCTCGAAGATGCGCACCACGGCGAGCGTGTCGATCGCGCCTGCAATACCTTGCGCGCCGGTGTCGGCAAGCGCGGCCTTGGACGCATCCACCATCAGCGACAGCGGGGAAGGTGCCCCGGCTGGTCCGGCTTTGCCGTCCCACTGGCTGAGGCTCTGGCCGACGCCGACAAGTACAGGAAGATCACCCTTGGCCATTGTTCGCTCCCGAATATCATTATGCCTGATCCCTGCTTATCGCGGGATCAGGCAGGATTCGAGATGGGACGCCGGGGAAACCCCTAGGGTCAATTTGCGATCAATTTCAGGGCGCTTCCGCCGGCGCGCGTGACAGCGTGAATCCCTTGTAGCCGTTCGCGGCGACTTCGTCGCAGACTTCGCGGTAGACGCCGACGCCGCCCACATAAGGCATGAACACGCGCGGCTTGCCGGGAACATTGGCGCCGAGATACCAGGAATTGGCCTGGGGGTAGAGCGTGGTGTCAGCGACTTCGTTCACATGCGCCACCCATTCGGCCTCGGCCTCCGGGGTTGCCTCGACCACGTTCAGCTGGCGCTGGGCCATGTCGTGAATACAGTCCGCGATCCAGTCCACATGCTGTTCGATGGAGACGATCATGTTGGACAGCACCGACGGGCTGCCCGGCCCGGTGATCAGGAACATGTTCGGGAAGCCGGATACGCTGAGACCCAGATAGGTGAGCGGCCCGGCCGCCCATTTGTCCTTCAGCTTCAGCCCGCCGCGCCCCGTGATGTCGATCCGGTCCAGCGCACCGGTCATGGCATCGAAGCCGATGGCGTAGATCAGCGTATCGAACTCATAGTCACGTTCGCTGGTACGCAGGCCGGTTTCGGTGATCGTCTCGATCGGTGTCTTGTTGAGATCGATCAGGTAGACATTGTCCTGATTGTAGACCTCGAAATAGCCCGTATCGACGACCAGGCGTTTCGTGCCGAAAGGGTAGGTCTTGGGGATGAGCAGGTCTGCCGTGTGTGGATCTTTCACGATGTCGCGGATCTTGCCGGCAACGAAATCTGCCAGCAGCTTGTTGGCTGCCGGATCGACGCCGGTGTCCGCATAAGGCGCGCCGACGCAGAAGCCGCCCTTTGCCCAGCGGCGCTCGAATTCGCGCTGGCGGTCCTCTTCCGTTTGTTCCAGGGCCAGGTCTTCGCTCGCTTCCAGTGCCACGATACCGATGCCGGATTCGCGTTGCTGCTGGCGGTAGGTTTCCCGGTTGGCCAGCCAGTCTTCCCGCACCGCCGGATCCAGCGGACGGTTGCGCGCCGGTACGCTGTAGTTCGGTGTGCGCTGGAAGACATAGAGTTCTTTGACCTGCGGTGCGATGGTCGTGATCGTCTGGATGCCGGACGAGCCGGTGCCGATGATGCCGACCCGCTTGCCTGTGAGGTCGGTGTCATCGGGCCAGGTGGCCGTGCTCAGGGTATCGCCTTTGAAGGTTCCGGCGCCCGGAATGTCCGGCGTCTTGGCCGCCGAGAGACAGCCCGTCGCCATGACACAATAGCGTGCCTCTATGGTCTCGCCATGATCCGTTGTGATCCGCCATAGTCCGGTATGGTCATCATATGATGCGGCAGTAATGCGGGTGTTG from the uncultured Hyphomonas sp. genome contains:
- a CDS encoding NAD(P)/FAD-dependent oxidoreductase encodes the protein MPGAKGAGAGKTPAKTTNYDAVIVGAGFAGMYMLHKLRGMGLNAHVFEAGSDVGGTWFWNRYPGARVDIESQEYSFSFSKELEEEWHWTERYAPQGELLDYANHIADRFDLRRDISFNTRITAASYDDHTGLWRITTDHGETIEARYCVMATGCLSAAKTPDIPGAGTFKGDTLSTATWPDDTDLTGKRVGIIGTGSSGIQTITTIAPQVKELYVFQRTPNYSVPARNRPLDPAVREDWLANRETYRQQQRESGIGIVALEASEDLALEQTEEDRQREFERRWAKGGFCVGAPYADTGVDPAANKLLADFVAGKIRDIVKDPHTADLLIPKTYPFGTKRLVVDTGYFEVYNQDNVYLIDLNKTPIETITETGLRTSERDYEFDTLIYAIGFDAMTGALDRIDITGRGGLKLKDKWAAGPLTYLGLSVSGFPNMFLITGPGSPSVLSNMIVSIEQHVDWIADCIHDMAQRQLNVVEATPEAEAEWVAHVNEVADTTLYPQANSWYLGANVPGKPRVFMPYVGGVGVYREVCDEVAANGYKGFTLSRAPAEAP
- a CDS encoding NAD(P)H-dependent glycerol-3-phosphate dehydrogenase; this encodes MTTHFKKFGVIGGGAWGTAIAQMLTRDGQDVLVWCREPEVAEAINSGHENTVFLPGVALKPALKATSDLSDLAGMDAVFAVAPAQHTRATLKALKGTLKPGTPVVLCSKGIELASGEFMTQVLKDELPDAVPAVMSGPSFAIDVARGLPTAVTFAIEDETLGTELIAAISTPTFRPYLAHDLLGAEIGGAVKNVLAIACGIALGKGLGRSAHAALIARGSAEMTRLALKLGAERETLAGLSGLGDLVLTCSSETSRNMSCGMALGKGETLESIMGARNAVTEGVATAPVLKKLAAEHGVEMPICDAVAAVIEGEISVDEAIVRLLMRPNRAEAVTA
- a CDS encoding acetyl-CoA acetyltransferase, which encodes MAKGDLPVLVGVGQSLSQWDGKAGPAGAPSPLSLMVDASKAALADTGAQGIAGAIDTLAVVRIFEDSVRGAPHPHGHNTNLPGTLARDIGASPAHLIYETVGGQSPQALVNEMAAKVFEGEIECALISGSEANRASKGARRNGVEINWADGTDAEYEDRGTGPMMLSREEIKHGIVAPAYFYAMFENAIAAREGRSRSEHRKAMAELFQPFTAVAAKNPWSQFPVEHSVEFLSTPSKANYEYADPFLKWFIAQDAVNQGAAAIVMSSSKADELGIAEDKRVYLHGAGEGSDDFISVRPQLDGSFAMEAAISRALEQSGKTAADMAHFDLYSCFPCAVFSSTQALGVDWKTDKRPLTLTGGLPFFGGPGNNYSLHGIAEMVAKLRGDTGAFGLVLANGGWMTKEAVGVYSTAKPAEFTPVARYARPTEEIDVCSEDCVAKLETFTVTHGKEGPNKGIIFARLPDGRRALANASPAALAELREDASPVGRSVKITVEGETGTFDFA